Sequence from the Erythrolamprus reginae isolate rEryReg1 chromosome 2, rEryReg1.hap1, whole genome shotgun sequence genome:
GTTCTATTTAGAAATTAGTTATTGACTTCAATATAACAGTGCCCAGGTAAGTACGGTAGATAGAATACATTATCTACTTATCTGGGCACATGTAAAATTGTTACACATAGGTAACAAATGTTAGAATATAGTTTCTATGTAACATTTGTTACCTATCTGTAACAATTTTACATGAGGACATGATTTTGTGCAGCTTGCCACCCACCCAAACAGATCCTAAACCTCAGTTGTCTGCTTCTTAAGTGCAAGGGAGGTGTCAGCGAAGTGTAGGCATAATTGGTCATCACTGATCATGGTCTAAGAGTCCTggttgcagtgatgggctcctacaggcacGGTCAGGTGCACAGGACGGGTAgaaacccagtttccacaaaaagtgTTTGAAggcagcttcacaaatctggattccacggaagagctgcaaggtgtttccatttttatgtacaCCCCCTGTAGGTACCAAATATATAAAGGGTGAAAACATTGTTATTCTGAATTACtgatgtcaggccaaagccattttatttgggatcttagGCCTACCACACTTTATATTATTCTACTATgcattgtgggaaaatgggaggggggaattgcatgaggttgttagtatgtagccataacaaattctttctagaaagccaaggtcatccttggGGTGAGGGGTGGATCCTGCCAACGTGGCAATAGAAGATTGGACAACATGATGGGTTTGTGGGTGTGagggcaaggacttgaactttcaactgggtggtgaaacccgggagaattcagattcgggtttcacccacatgtaccaacatggctctgctaataaattggaactttgagaaatacTTTGCCTTGGGCTCTGATTtaatttggaaccctgacaactgAAATGTATAagtaaaatctttttttcttttttacattcagCTAGAAAGGCAACTTCTGATGCAAAATCAAATGCGTGAGAGACAGATGGCCATGCAGCTTGCAGGCACAAGGGAGTTTCTCAAGTATTTTGGATCATTTTATGGACTTACAGCTGTGGGTCTAACAATTGGGTATGCAGTTACCCCCCCCCCTTAAATAACAAATGAGAAacaggttttattgtttttactctaattttttcagttttcagtatacatttaaaataaaacatttaactaataaataaatataactgatTGTACAATCCAGTCTAGAGGGGTACGTGAAATGAAAAAGGTGCTTTGGTCCAGGCAAAGTCCAGCTatgcaccctccttgcctttcgcaagctcctaaaaacccacctatgtcaccaggcatggggaatttgacatgccccttagctactacaatttatgtatggtttgcttggattatgtgattaattttttatgataaggtttttaatatttgatttgtacattgtgtattatgttgtgagccacctcgagtcttcggagaggggcggcatacaaatctaataaattattattattattattattattattattattattattattaataataataataataataataataataataataataataatggattacAATCACAATAGTGATTATCTCCCTTTTCTGTTCCTTTCAAATAACAAATGCTACATCACATAAGGAAGAGTCCTTAACAATACGTACTGGTTTATAGTGTATTATGGCAGAGTGTACATACAGCCTGTCACTCCAGCTTGGTTTCTCCTGATAGCAAAAGAAACTAAGCAACCTGAGTTGGCTTAacattgttaaggagtgtgcaaaacccttgagttatcaaggacatgcccagaggaaaacatgggactccaggagatatgagtaattattcagttataCAAGACAGAtaaattaaagtgtataaaatagtgtgtacttttagaaatagcacaatcaagttaaacagtccggtcatacaCATCCAAATCAGTcagtatctctcaatacaatattaatattacaagcctgtctttgtcttacatatcagacatacattatggcttacaaatacatcaaagtaTCATCAAactcacagagcttactacatcagtcacagtgaatcagcagaaagaacagcagagagagaatcatgctttctgtctcccccttatggcaatttgcaacactacctcttaaagctatagtacttccaAATACTATATATAAACATTCATTCTtaccttgtttatatattgcaaacccaactgttttgtacatagtattaTCAAATATGAGACCTGAATTGACATTTCTGAGTTATATATCCAGTTGTGATTTCCATTGGAGCCAACCTgatttgcatttttcttttggGGGGTGACTTCTGACAACTAGCCCCTGCAGGATTTTAggcatggtttgccattgctttcttctgAGGACTGAGAGAGTGCAACTATTCAAAATCATTGAGCTAGCTCTGTGCAGAAAGCAGAACTAGAACTATCTCAGCTTTTAGCTGCtgccttatagaaacatagaaacatagaagtctgacggcagaaaaagacctcatggtccatctagtctgcccttatactattttctgtattttatcttaggatggatatatgtttatcccaggcatgtttaaattcagttactgtggatttatctaccacgtctgctggaagtttgttccaaggatctatgttCTATCAATCAACATTAAAACAACGCTCCCTGATTGGTTTaaccattttcattttcattttatttgcatttgttaggtttatatcccacctttcctTCAGGAGTTGAAAGCAATGTACATAGCACTCAAGACTCCATCTTTGCCCTTTGAGATAGCTTGGTCTGAGTGACTGGTCCAAATTTACCTAGTGAGCTGCTACAGCTAAGGGTGGGCTTGAAGTTGACTATCTGCATTCTTAGGCTAACATCTTAACCTCTATATCCCTTTGGTGTATCAAAAAATATGGGCTAGTAAGCTTGCTTGCTTAGAGTAAACCACTGGAATGTGAGGAGAGAATTTTCTTATCAAGAAGTTTTATCTTGCATTTTGGTGTGCAAAATATATTACTAGAGCAAATATTTATCATAATTATCTTCCATTAATATAATCAGAAACAAATTTACAATAAATGAGTAAAACAGTGGGAGATTGTTCTGCTATAATCTGGTGAACTGAAAAAGCCCTTACAATAATAAATTAATCAAATATGGGATTTACAGTTAACACATCAAAATGTAACTGTTAGCATAATTGTTAGCAAAACTACATTAATAGCACATTAAAATAACTGAATATGTAGGAGATTTGGTTATCCATATTATTTGCATAATTATACCAAATGAAAATATAAACTAAAAGCTACAGAGCTTTATTGCCACAAAACAAGTTTAATTTCAGCATTAAGTAATCTTAATATTTTGCATTTAAAGCATTTTATCTGGAGATAGATTGCTTTTTACTGCCTATTTATCTACTATATAATTTTCTTTTCCAcacagagcaataaaaaaaaagaaacctcaacTCTTTATTCCAGTTATACCTCTGAGCTTTATACTTGCCTATCAGTACGATAAGGGGTATGGAACTTTACTACAAAGAATGAAAGGTAAGTACTGTAAACTCTTTACAGAAAGTTAGTATCAGTGATTATCTCTGATCTTACAAAACTGACGCaatgatactcagctttacatctccaccccatgtccagtcaacgaagcagtggaagtgatgtgccggtgtctggaggctgttggggcctggataggtgtcaacagactcaaactcaacctggataagacggagtggctgtgggttctgcctcccaaggacaattccatctgtccatccattaccctgggggggggaattattgaccccctcggagagggtccgcaacttgggcatcctcctcgatccacagctcacattagaaaaccatctttcagctgtggcgaggggggcgtttgcccaggttcgcctggtgcaccagttgcggccctatctggaccgggactcattgctcacagtcactcatgccctcatcacctcgagattcgactactgtaacgctctctacatggggctacctttgaaaagtgtttggaaacttcagatcgtgcagaatgcagctgcgagagcagtcatgggcttacctaggtatgcccatgtttcgccatcactccgcagtctgcattggttgccgatcaatttacggtcacaattcaaagtgttggttatgacctttaaagcccttcatggcattggaccagaatacctccgagaccgcctcctgccgcacaaatcccagcgaccgattaggtcccacagagtgggccttctccgggtcctgtcaactaaacaatgtctctggaaccaactcctcccggcgattagaactgcccctactctccctgccttccgtaaagttcttaaaacccacctttgtcgtcaggcatgggggaactgaaacatcttccccgggcacgtacaatttatgtatggtatgtttgtgtgtgtgcttgttagtatatcggggttctttttaaaacttttttaaatatttaaatttatttgaatctatttggatttgtacgatttgtttatgcctgttgtgagccgccccgagttcacggagaggggcggcatacaaatctaaataataaaataaataaataaataaataaataaatatatacatcttTTTCTTTCAGGTGAAGCCGAAAACATAATTGACACAGACTATGCTGTGCTAGAAATGCCAAAAGGACCTATCACTTTCGATGATCTTGAAAAAGCCAGAAGAGCACAAAGCAAAAtttttattgaaaaataaaataggtATGTTTACTACATTGCTGACTTAAAACTCTGACACAAGCATATATGTGGGACCTTTTCTGAAACTTTAAAAGTTTATCATCTTGTCCATCAGAAAAGGGATATAAAAGGTGCTAAAACCAGATCTTTGTTCTCCGTCCCAAACGAAGAGAgccatatttttaactattttaattaagAGCAGGAACAGACAGTTTCTATTGATTATCACTGACTCATATTGTACAAGCTGATCAAATAAAGTGaaactttgaaaaaagtattgCCTGTTTATCACCTGCTTTATTAAACAAAAACGATGTATTTCAGTATGAATtctagtatttttatttatttttaaactacttttattttttattatctcATCCTTTTGTGTAGGCTTGGCATCGATACCCTTTGTGGGTATTACGATATCCATCATAATATATCAGGAAATACATAATAATGGCAGAGAATTGAACAGAATCAAGATACTGTTACTAGAAATAAATTCTGCCGATAACCTGTatgaactgtggcaagaaaggttataaaacagggggggggggatcacttaACAATGTCTCATTTagggaaatgttgggttcaattgtggtcataagttaaggactgccTGTACTGTATGCATTCAGAATTCACAGAAATTTTGAGTGACTTCTTTCATCTGGATAGTTAATACTGGCTTACCACAACTCAGTGAATACTGCCTGATGTATTGGTTatggaaaataaatacaaattgtaTGGCTTATAGGAAATCCAATATAGAGGACATTTCTatagaaagaaaatgaataaattattACTAACCATGAGAAATGTAATTATTCAGGTCCTATCCAAATATTAGATAGATATAAATGAAAACATTTGCATCACTATAAAAAAAGAATACCGTTGACCTCTAAAGCTTCAGATAGGTACATATTATGTCTTCAGAATCAAATTAGGCACAATGTAAAGGGTCTGGATAgcagccaacaggctcaagctcaaccttgACAAGACCAAGGGGCTCTGGGCATTTCCTCCAAAGGgccattccatctgtccatccattggtCCCCAAtctgggagtcctcctagatccacagctgagccttgatcaccatctctcagctgtggccagagGTTCGTCTGgtataccagttgtggccctatttggaccaggagactTAGCGCatggtcactcaggccctcatcacctcgcgacctgattattgcaacacactttacatggggctacccttgaagagcgttcagagactgcaaatagtccagaatgcagctgcacgagctgtcatgggtgtacctaggtacacccacataacaCCGATGCTCCATATGCtgaactggctgccaattggtctccgggcacaattcaaggtgttggttatcacctataaagcgcTACATGCACtgttaggaccagactatctacgggactgtcttctgctgcatacctcccagaaaccaatcagatcccacagggttggccttctccgggtcccgtcaactaaccaGTGCAGGTTGGTGGGCAGTcagggagggtcttctctgtggtggccctggctttTTTGAAccaactatttattattattattattattattattattattattattattatataataataataataataataataataataataataataataataataggttttgCTTGCTCATggtcgaaaatgaacaagcaaaactactgtgggacttcagacttcagactgaccgaattctgaagcataacacaccagacattgtgatcgtggagaaaaagaaagtatggatcatcgacatcgcaatcccaggagacagcagaattgaggagaagcagctagagaaattagtgaaatacgaagatctaaaaatcgagctgcaaagactctggcataagccactgaaagtggtcccagtggtacttggcacgctgggcgcagtaccaaaggatctccgcggacatttgaaaaccattggaattgacaaaatctccatctgtcaattgcaaaaggccgctttactgggatgggcaaacataattcgccgctacatcacgcagtcctaggtgcttgggaagcgcccgactggtgatgaaatacgaaatccagcatggtgatctcgtttgctgtgttgcactgacagtaataataataataataataataataataataataataataataataataataataataataaataataattaataataataataatatttgtatgccgcccctctccgaaactcgatatccatactgctctcaccctactggctttctgaaAGACAAAAGACCTGGCTTTGGCGGCAGTCCTGTGGGCCATGAGTGTAACATCGAGTCACGGCCAAATTATGATTTGTTtgacatgtatgtgtgtatgagtgTATAGTgcaattttgggttttttagattaatgttttttgttactgtttttattgtttttatttgacttctaatgTATTATAGTTTTAttctattgttgtaagccaccctgagtttctttgggattgggcggcatataaatcaattaaattaaattatttcctgCTGCCCACCAATCCATCCACTGGTAGGAAATCCTTTGTTGGATTGCAAGATTAGATTTTAATGCtcgtgactagtgttgggcgaactgaacttgcatagttcgggtccgtgCAGAACTTTACGGttttcggcataccgaacccgaacccggacttttaaaaaagtccgtgttcaggttcggcatttgcTCGAACACCGCGGTGAgtgggaggtggaggtggggaaggctctgactcagcgaagctggctgaggaactctgggagttgaagtccacaaagtcttaaaagcCAAGGttggctagctgaggaattcagggagttgaagttcacaaatcttaaaaCACAGAACCTGCCCCCCTCCCTTTCCAAAGAGCGACGGGGTGAGataaggctgccctgggcaatgggcgcaaccgggggggggggagagccgcACTGCCTCCGAGCCCAAAATACCCGTCCCTGTGCACGCAGCAGCTCCCCCGCCTTGGATGCCTTCCGCTTGGGCTTTGTTTCCCGCCTCCCCCCCCGGCAAGAAGGTGGGCTGCCTGGGGTTGATGGGATTTCTCCACCTCAgaaatggcgctgcaagcaaaaggaggcggggaatcccatttgcttgctgtGAGGTCAAAGCCCCACTCCGGGAACCCCTGTGAAGCCTCGggaatccctccctcccttctcctcccgcCTCcagaccggccgacagctccctggcgtttgccttcctcccccccaccggtgcccggctcctcctcagaagatgacagctgggtggcggcgcggaggctggtggagtgggggggattcccctctgcctgccgccGCCCCCAAAAACTTTCAAAGAGGATGGAAGCCCCAGCTCCCGGTCATCGCccatttgatggagcctgacaccctccctccagcacttcacctcccactgggcaagagggcttgggaggcaggttctgccagccggctattcaggatcccagcCGGGAGCTTCAAGCGGGCGATGGCCGGGAGGGGCGGGGAGCACTTGGAGGCTCAaggcagagccctccccgcctccccctcccacccaccgcccACTTGAAGCCCGCCGGGCCAGAGGTAttgaggttcgggttcgggttcggcgaacctaCCCGAACTCTGAGTTTGTCCGAacccgccgaacctgaacttcaaaGGG
This genomic interval carries:
- the PLGRKT gene encoding plasminogen receptor (KT) → MGFIFSKSVNESLQNQKEFMLMNSRLQLERQLLMQNQMRERQMAMQLAGTREFLKYFGSFYGLTAVGLTIGAIKKKKPQLFIPVIPLSFILAYQYDKGYGTLLQRMKGEAENIIDTDYAVLEMPKGPITFDDLEKARRAQSKIFIEK